In one Brassica oleracea var. oleracea cultivar TO1000 chromosome C9, BOL, whole genome shotgun sequence genomic region, the following are encoded:
- the LOC106316542 gene encoding adenylate isopentenyltransferase 5, chloroplastic, producing the protein MKPCMTNLRQMIQPMLNFQRISAGLNMVDVPFFRPKDKVVFIMGATGTGKSRLAIDLATRFPAEIVNSDKIQVYKGLDIVTNKVTPEESLGVPHHLLGTVENTHEDFAAEDYQREALRAVKSIVERNRVPIIAGGSNSYIEALVNNCVDFRLRYKCCFLWVDVDRPVLNSFVSDRVDKMVEMGLVDEVRRIFDPSSSDYSAGIRRAIGVPELDEFLRAELCTYPAETTEKLLETAIKKIKENNCLLACRQYQKIKRLYKQWKWNMRRIDATEVFLRRGEEADEAWENMVARPSALAVDRFLNYSNDHHLEGDDILLPEISAVPPLPAAVAAISR; encoded by the coding sequence ATGAAGCCATGCATGACGAATCTAAGACAAATGATTCAACCAATGTTGAATTTCCAAAGGATATCCGCCGGTTTAAACATGGTCGACGTTCCGTTTTTCCGGCCCAAAGACAAGGTTGTTTTCATCATGGGAGCCACCGGAACAGGCAAATCTCGTCTCGCCATCGACCTTGCAACTCGTTTTCCGGCTGAGATCGTAAACTCTGACAAGATCCAAGTCTATAAAGGTTTAGACATCGTCACCAACAAAGTCACTCCAGAGGAAAGCCTTGGCGTTCCTCACCACCTCCTCGGCACCGTGGAAAACACTCACGAGGATTTCGCGGCGGAGGATTACCAGCGTGAAGCACTCAGAGCAGTTAAATCAATCGTAGAGAGAAACCGTGTCCCGATCATAGCTGGTGGTTCTAATTCTTACATTGAGGCTTTAGTCAACAATTGCGTTGACTTCCGATTAAGGTACAAATGTTGCTTCTTGTGGGTTGATGTTGATAGACCGGTTTTGAACTCATTTGTCTCGGACCGGGTAGATAAGATGGTCGAGATGGGACTCGTCGACGAGGTTCGCCGCATCTTCGATCCCTCGTCATCAGATTACTCCGCCGGGATCCGCCGGGCAATCGGAGTTCCAGAGCTGGACGAATTTCTCCGAGCGGAGCTGTGTACTTATCCGGCGGAGACGACGGAGAAGCTTCTTGAGACGGCGATCAAGAAAATCAAGGAGAACAACTGTTTGCTTGCATGTCGGCAATATCAGAAGATTAAGAGGCTTTACAAGCAGTGGAAGTGGAACATGCGCCGTATCGATGCGACGGAGGTTTTCCTCCGGCGAGGGGAAGAAGCCGACGAGGCTTGGGAGAACATGGTGGCTCGACCTAGCGCACTCGCCGTCGACAGGTTTCTTAATTACAGCAACGATCACCATTTGGAAGGGGACGATATTCTATTACCGGAGATCTCCGCTGTTCCGCCGCTTCCAGCCGCCGTGGCAGCGATTTCGCGGTAA